TTTCCAATGGAATGGAGGGCATAACCGAAAGAAACAATTCCCGCTCGCCGCCACTTGCCAAAAAATCTTTGGCCTCGGCGGCCTTGGGCTGGCCGAGCAAGACTTCCAGCGCGATATTGGTGTCGATTAAAAATTTCAATCCTCTTCGGCTCTCCATTTGGAAATCTCGTGTTGTAACTCGACCGAAGTATATTTCTCGCCAAGTTCCTTAAGAGCGCCGGCCCATTTAAAGGCGGGTTTCTTTTTAATACGGGGCTTGGGGGCATATCTTTGGGATAAAAAATCCACAAAATCCCACGCCTCTTTTTGGGCCTCGGGAGGAAGCTCCTTCATGATTTCTTCAAGCGGTTTTGTAGTGGCCATGACCATATTATCCCCAATACACCGCCGCTTTTCAATTGTCTTGTGTGAAATTCTTTTTCATCAGCCTCTCCCTTGGATGATACACGAATGAGGACTCAAGCCCCCTTTTACAGGTGGGGTTTATATGCCACACTTCCTTTCCCACGACTAATTTCCAGCGGTTGTAACTGCCTGATTTTTACCAAAAGAGAGAATGGATAGGTTTTTGGGGTGTTACAAAATGAACGCTCCGGCCGAAGGTGTCAAAACTATGCCACTAACTATTTGATTTTTATAATTTTTTGTTGACATTAACTTTACGGGGGACTACCTTCAGGGCAGAATGTGTGGAGAGGGTTTTTTCCACGCAACGTTTTTTGATTTTTGACGATAATATGTTCGTGGATGGTGGATCGAAGGTCGAAGGTCGAGGATGGAGAAAGCGAATCGGTATAAAGACTTGGAAATTTGGAAACAAGGAATTCAAATTGTAAGCCGGGTTTATTCTTTGATAAAAAGGTTCCCTTCCGAAGAGAAATTCGGGCTGGTTTCGCAGATGCAGAGGGCGGCTGTTTCAATACCAGCCAATATCGCAGAAGGTTTTGCAAGGAGATATGCAAAGGAATTTAAAAGGTTTTGTTTGATTGCTTTGGGTTCTTGTTCGGAGCTTGAAACGTTGGTTTTTATCGCGCAGGAACAGGGTTTCATGGACAGCGCGGAAAAGGAGTTATTGGAGGAGATGCTCGATAAGGAGAGTAAGATGATTATGAGTTTGACCAAAAAGTTGGGCTGACTCTCCATCTTCGATCATTCGATCCT
This DNA window, taken from Deltaproteobacteria bacterium, encodes the following:
- a CDS encoding DUF2281 domain-containing protein, coding for MATTKPLEEIMKELPPEAQKEAWDFVDFLSQRYAPKPRIKKKPAFKWAGALKELGEKYTSVELQHEISKWRAEED
- a CDS encoding four helix bundle protein is translated as MEKANRYKDLEIWKQGIQIVSRVYSLIKRFPSEEKFGLVSQMQRAAVSIPANIAEGFARRYAKEFKRFCLIALGSCSELETLVFIAQEQGFMDSAEKELLEEMLDKESKMIMSLTKKLG